The Brachyhypopomus gauderio isolate BG-103 chromosome 2, BGAUD_0.2, whole genome shotgun sequence genome contains a region encoding:
- the homer2 gene encoding homer protein homolog 2 isoform X1 gives MGEQPIFTTRAHVFQIDPTTKKNWVPASKQAVTVSYFYDSTRNSYRIISVDGSKVIINSTITPNMTFTKTSQKFGQWADSRANTVFGLGFASEQQLGKFAEKFQEVKEAAKLAKDKSQEKTETSSNYSQESGSETPSTNQESVREISSTNQASSMNGTDDEKISHVPDSVLKSENDRLKTAIEQSNSNAKKWETELQALRENNVRLGDALQEASSSVEKWKTQATACQEENTALKNKISELEVQCKEVNKEKEKNAQLTVRVQQLETEIQDKEQELENLRKQAEIIPQLMAECESINSKLQAAELANKESRGKVATLQGEVEDSRQKHGHMKTELKKFMDVLDGKIDELHEVRQGLSKLGIDN, from the exons atggg ggagCAGCCGATCTTCACTACCAGAGCTCATGTCTTCCAGATCGACCCCACCACAAAGAAAAACTGGGTTCCTGCCAGCAAGCAGGCAGTCACTGTCTCCTACTTTTATGACAGTACACGCAACAGCTACCGTATTATCAGTGTCGATGGCTCCAAG GTCATCATTAATAGCACCATCACTCCTAACATGACCTTCACTAAGACCTCTCAGAAATTCGGCCAGTGGGCTGACAGCCGTGCCAACACAGTCTTTGGACTGGGCTTTGCCTCCGAGCAGCAACTAGGAAAg TTTGCAGAAAAGTTCCAGGAGGTGAAAGAGGCAGCCAAGCTGGCAAAGGATAAATCTCAGGAGAAGACTGAAACCTCCAGCAACTACTCACAG GAATCTGGAAGTGAGACTCCATCAACCAATCAGGAGTCAGTGAGAGAGATTTCATCAACAAATCAGGCATCCAGCATGAACGGTACGGACGATGAGAAAATCTCCCATGTCCCTGACAGCGTGCTGAAAAGTGAGAATGACCGACTCAAAACCGCCATAGAGCAAAG taacTCAAACGCTAAGAAGTGGGAGACGGAGCTTCAGGCTTTGCGGGAGAACAACGTCCGGCTGGGTGATGCCTTACAGgaagccagcagcagtgtggAGAAGTGGAAAACACAAGCAACGGCCTGCCAAGAGGAGAACACTGCACTCAAGAACAAG ATCTCTGAGTTGGAAGTACAGTGTAAGGAGGTGaacaaggagaaagaaaaaaatgcccAGCTGACTGTAAGAGTGCAGCAACTTGAGACAGAAATACAAGACAAGGAGCAG GAACTGGAGAATCTGAGGAAACAGGCAGAGATCATCCCACAGCTCATGGCAGAGTGTGAGAGCATCAATTCCAAGCTACAG GCAGCGGAGCTGGCCAATAAGGAGTCTCGGGGAAAGGTGGCAACACtgcagggagaggtggaggacagCCGGCAGAAGCACGGCCACATGAAGACAGAGCTCAAGAAGTTCATGGATGTTCTGGATGGGAAAATCGATGAACTGCACGAAGTCCGCCAGGGTCTCTCCAAACTGGGCATCGATAACTGA
- the homer2 gene encoding homer protein homolog 2 isoform X2, with protein sequence MEQPIFTTRAHVFQIDPTTKKNWVPASKQAVTVSYFYDSTRNSYRIISVDGSKVIINSTITPNMTFTKTSQKFGQWADSRANTVFGLGFASEQQLGKFAEKFQEVKEAAKLAKDKSQEKTETSSNYSQESGSETPSTNQESVREISSTNQASSMNGTDDEKISHVPDSVLKSENDRLKTAIEQSNSNAKKWETELQALRENNVRLGDALQEASSSVEKWKTQATACQEENTALKNKISELEVQCKEVNKEKEKNAQLTVRVQQLETEIQDKEQELENLRKQAEIIPQLMAECESINSKLQAAELANKESRGKVATLQGEVEDSRQKHGHMKTELKKFMDVLDGKIDELHEVRQGLSKLGIDN encoded by the exons AT ggagCAGCCGATCTTCACTACCAGAGCTCATGTCTTCCAGATCGACCCCACCACAAAGAAAAACTGGGTTCCTGCCAGCAAGCAGGCAGTCACTGTCTCCTACTTTTATGACAGTACACGCAACAGCTACCGTATTATCAGTGTCGATGGCTCCAAG GTCATCATTAATAGCACCATCACTCCTAACATGACCTTCACTAAGACCTCTCAGAAATTCGGCCAGTGGGCTGACAGCCGTGCCAACACAGTCTTTGGACTGGGCTTTGCCTCCGAGCAGCAACTAGGAAAg TTTGCAGAAAAGTTCCAGGAGGTGAAAGAGGCAGCCAAGCTGGCAAAGGATAAATCTCAGGAGAAGACTGAAACCTCCAGCAACTACTCACAG GAATCTGGAAGTGAGACTCCATCAACCAATCAGGAGTCAGTGAGAGAGATTTCATCAACAAATCAGGCATCCAGCATGAACGGTACGGACGATGAGAAAATCTCCCATGTCCCTGACAGCGTGCTGAAAAGTGAGAATGACCGACTCAAAACCGCCATAGAGCAAAG taacTCAAACGCTAAGAAGTGGGAGACGGAGCTTCAGGCTTTGCGGGAGAACAACGTCCGGCTGGGTGATGCCTTACAGgaagccagcagcagtgtggAGAAGTGGAAAACACAAGCAACGGCCTGCCAAGAGGAGAACACTGCACTCAAGAACAAG ATCTCTGAGTTGGAAGTACAGTGTAAGGAGGTGaacaaggagaaagaaaaaaatgcccAGCTGACTGTAAGAGTGCAGCAACTTGAGACAGAAATACAAGACAAGGAGCAG GAACTGGAGAATCTGAGGAAACAGGCAGAGATCATCCCACAGCTCATGGCAGAGTGTGAGAGCATCAATTCCAAGCTACAG GCAGCGGAGCTGGCCAATAAGGAGTCTCGGGGAAAGGTGGCAACACtgcagggagaggtggaggacagCCGGCAGAAGCACGGCCACATGAAGACAGAGCTCAAGAAGTTCATGGATGTTCTGGATGGGAAAATCGATGAACTGCACGAAGTCCGCCAGGGTCTCTCCAAACTGGGCATCGATAACTGA